One window from the genome of Streptomyces cadmiisoli encodes:
- a CDS encoding Gfo/Idh/MocA family protein: MHARMLATGPETRLAAVWARRTEAAEQTAAPYAAPVAHSFEELLDRCEAVAFAVPPAVQAELAPLAAKKGKALLLEKPLGPDLAAARRVADAVAETGVVSQLVLTKRYHPATRAFLTAARRLDITGARSCYLHGAFLGGDFATGWRLEQGALLDLGPHLLDLLDAAIGPITAIRSSGDSRRWTELTLDHENGAVSQASLSGAVNVSRPITRVELFGSEPDLSYDTAGIDHEECWPVLRQEFAAAVRTNTAPELDAARGLYLQELIEQALNN, translated from the coding sequence ATGCACGCCCGCATGCTGGCGACGGGCCCGGAGACCCGCCTCGCCGCCGTCTGGGCCCGGCGCACCGAAGCCGCCGAGCAGACCGCCGCACCCTACGCGGCACCGGTCGCGCACAGCTTCGAGGAGCTGCTCGACCGGTGTGAAGCGGTGGCCTTCGCCGTCCCGCCCGCGGTCCAGGCCGAACTGGCGCCGCTCGCGGCGAAGAAGGGCAAGGCACTGCTGCTGGAAAAGCCTCTCGGGCCGGATCTGGCCGCCGCCCGACGTGTGGCGGACGCCGTCGCCGAGACCGGCGTCGTCTCCCAACTGGTGCTGACCAAGCGCTACCACCCGGCCACCCGGGCCTTCCTCACCGCCGCCCGGCGCCTCGACATCACCGGCGCCCGTTCCTGCTACCTCCACGGTGCCTTCCTGGGCGGCGACTTCGCCACCGGCTGGCGCCTGGAGCAGGGTGCGCTGCTGGACCTGGGACCGCACCTTCTCGACCTCCTGGACGCGGCGATCGGCCCCATCACAGCGATCCGCAGCTCGGGTGACTCACGACGCTGGACAGAGCTGACACTCGATCACGAGAACGGTGCGGTCAGCCAGGCATCCCTGTCGGGGGCGGTGAATGTCTCCCGCCCCATCACCCGCGTCGAACTCTTCGGTTCCGAACCCGACCTGAGCTACGACACCGCAGGCATCGATCACGAAGAGTGCTGGCCGGTCCTGCGACAGGAGTTCGCCGCAGCCGTACGCACGAACACCGCGCCCGAACTGGACGCGGCCCGCGGCCTTTATCTCCAAGAGCTGATCGAGCAGGCTCTGAACAACTGA
- a CDS encoding carbohydrate ABC transporter permease — MTRKAALTRAQFEDRFFGVLRWVVIAFLAVITVLPFYYMVLLSLKPIDALLLDPGSLWVSAKDFTLATYRDVLKSTDSGGQGFMKFLINSALVSLGTVLLTLLAAVPGAYAVSRLKFFGRRQVSALFLAVYMFPATLLAVPLFVIFAKLGLSSSLFGLAVVYVAQTVPVSIYMLKNYLTTIPYSIEEAAALDGCSRLQTVRKVILPLALPSLMATGLYVFMIAWNEFLFALLFLAAEPDSWTVSLGLAQLSNGIEVSKTVLMAGSVVLTIPVVLLFFAAERLLTEGLTSGADKS; from the coding sequence GTGACCCGCAAGGCCGCCCTGACAAGGGCCCAGTTCGAGGACAGGTTCTTCGGCGTCCTGCGCTGGGTGGTCATCGCGTTCCTCGCCGTGATCACCGTCCTGCCCTTCTACTACATGGTGCTGCTGTCCCTGAAGCCCATCGACGCCCTCCTGCTCGACCCGGGATCGCTGTGGGTCTCGGCGAAGGACTTCACACTCGCCACCTACCGCGACGTGCTCAAGTCCACCGACTCCGGCGGCCAGGGCTTCATGAAGTTCCTGATCAACTCCGCACTGGTGTCACTGGGAACGGTCCTGCTGACCCTGCTGGCGGCCGTGCCGGGCGCCTACGCGGTCAGCCGGCTGAAGTTCTTCGGACGGCGACAGGTCAGCGCCCTCTTCCTGGCCGTCTACATGTTCCCAGCGACCCTGCTGGCCGTCCCGCTGTTCGTCATCTTCGCCAAGCTGGGCCTCTCCTCCAGCCTGTTCGGACTCGCCGTCGTCTACGTCGCGCAGACCGTCCCGGTGTCCATCTACATGCTGAAGAACTACCTCACCACCATCCCCTACTCCATCGAGGAGGCGGCGGCGCTCGACGGTTGCAGCAGGCTCCAGACGGTCCGCAAGGTGATCCTGCCGCTCGCCCTGCCCTCCCTGATGGCGACCGGACTCTACGTCTTCATGATCGCCTGGAACGAGTTCCTCTTCGCGCTGCTCTTCCTGGCCGCCGAACCCGACAGCTGGACGGTCTCCCTGGGCCTGGCGCAGCTGTCCAACGGCATCGAAGTCTCCAAGACCGTGCTCATGGCGGGTTCCGTGGTGCTGACGATCCCGGTGGTCCTGCTGTTCTTCGCCGCCGAACGCCTGCTGACCGAGGGCCTGACCAGCGGCGCCGACAAGAGCTGA
- a CDS encoding ROK family transcriptional regulator, with product MTTPSQVSAGELLQLIRSGHANTRADLLRATGLSRSTIGQRLDLLNRAGWLRSTTGASTGGRPSEQIVFDTSHAYVIAVDLETRHARAAVLDLAGHIMAEHTGPMDITDGPEQVLDQITTWFPDLITAAGVDATRIGGIGLSVPGPVDWEAGHVAEPPIMPGWDRYPIRERLQKAYTHTVGARREEGPVPVFIDNDANLMALAEQQANHRDCSAFVLVKVSTGIGAGVVINNEVYRGIDGGAGDIGHIRLHDEPDALCMCGSYGCLAAVASGRALAKKLSALHTDTVSGSDVRRLLSEGHPAAVRLAREAGRRVGEVLGTVITLLNPGVLMLAGDLSGVPFMTGVRELLYQRAMPRTTANLQIVISQLGEHAALTGAATMVVESLYSPARADARLGALAPSPQTGTT from the coding sequence GTGACAACGCCGAGCCAGGTCAGCGCGGGAGAACTGCTGCAGCTCATCCGCAGCGGCCACGCCAACACCCGCGCCGACCTGCTTCGGGCGACCGGTCTGTCGCGCTCCACCATCGGGCAGCGACTCGACCTGCTCAACCGGGCAGGTTGGCTGCGGTCCACCACGGGCGCCTCCACCGGGGGCCGCCCGTCGGAGCAGATCGTCTTCGACACCAGCCACGCCTACGTCATCGCCGTGGACCTGGAGACCCGGCACGCCCGCGCCGCCGTACTCGACCTCGCGGGTCACATCATGGCCGAGCACACCGGCCCGATGGACATCACCGACGGGCCCGAGCAGGTCCTGGACCAGATCACCACCTGGTTCCCGGACCTGATCACGGCGGCGGGTGTCGACGCCACCCGGATCGGCGGGATCGGCCTGTCCGTGCCCGGGCCCGTCGACTGGGAGGCCGGTCATGTCGCGGAACCGCCCATCATGCCCGGCTGGGACCGGTATCCCATCCGCGAGCGCCTGCAGAAGGCCTACACCCACACTGTAGGCGCACGGCGCGAAGAGGGACCGGTCCCCGTCTTCATCGACAACGACGCCAACTTGATGGCACTGGCCGAGCAGCAGGCCAACCACCGCGACTGCTCCGCCTTCGTCCTCGTCAAAGTCTCCACCGGCATCGGCGCCGGTGTCGTGATCAACAACGAGGTGTACCGCGGCATCGACGGAGGCGCCGGCGACATCGGCCACATCCGCCTTCACGACGAACCCGATGCCTTGTGCATGTGCGGGTCCTACGGCTGCCTGGCGGCGGTCGCCAGCGGCCGCGCCCTCGCCAAGAAGCTCTCCGCCCTGCACACCGACACCGTGTCCGGCTCCGACGTGAGGCGTCTGCTCAGCGAAGGACACCCGGCTGCGGTCCGACTGGCCAGGGAAGCGGGCCGACGCGTCGGAGAAGTCCTCGGCACCGTCATCACCCTTCTCAACCCCGGCGTACTGATGCTCGCCGGCGACCTTTCCGGGGTGCCGTTCATGACCGGGGTACGCGAACTGCTGTACCAGCGCGCCATGCCCCGCACCACGGCCAACCTGCAGATCGTCATCTCACAGCTCGGCGAGCACGCCGCGCTGACCGGGGCGGCGACCATGGTGGTCGAATCCCTCTACTCCCCCGCCCGGGCCGACGCCCGGCTGGGCGCTTTGGCCCCCTCCCCGCAGACAGGAACAACGTGA
- a CDS encoding carbohydrate ABC transporter permease encodes MTTVPTGTPKRRDISPPSTGGPAPTGRRPMTASRRANRAGLAFVSPTFLVVLVVVVLPILWTVLLAFQDAKLVDIQGMSLLGNWSLDNFTQVFDSAGFWSSLNTTLIYTAGSTAGSVLLGLIAALALRTPFRGRGLLRAAMLLPYVAPVVAVAFVWEVALSPQYGIINNWGQRFFGWDDPLAFLSTRSYEVDFLGLHFGIPLALLTVIAFEIWRYFPFAFLFILARLQAVPDGLEEAALVDGATPTQRFRHILLPQLMPVIALLCVLRFILTFNKFDDVYLLTGGGAGTDLAAIRVYDFLTSRYDVGAAAAQALVLAISLMILLGLYFKFFGNKVQEES; translated from the coding sequence ATGACAACTGTCCCCACCGGCACGCCGAAGCGCCGGGACATCAGCCCCCCGTCCACCGGCGGGCCGGCCCCCACCGGGCGACGCCCCATGACCGCCAGCCGACGCGCCAACCGCGCGGGCCTGGCATTCGTATCGCCCACCTTCCTCGTCGTCCTGGTGGTCGTCGTCCTGCCCATCCTGTGGACCGTCCTGCTGGCGTTCCAGGACGCCAAACTGGTCGACATCCAGGGCATGAGCCTGCTCGGCAACTGGTCCCTGGACAACTTCACCCAGGTCTTCGACTCCGCCGGATTCTGGTCCAGCCTCAACACGACCCTGATCTACACCGCGGGCAGCACAGCCGGGTCGGTCCTGCTCGGTCTGATCGCCGCGCTCGCCCTGCGCACACCGTTCCGGGGCCGCGGACTGCTGCGCGCCGCCATGCTGCTGCCCTACGTCGCACCGGTCGTGGCGGTGGCGTTCGTCTGGGAGGTCGCCCTCAGCCCGCAGTACGGCATCATCAACAACTGGGGCCAGCGCTTCTTCGGCTGGGACGACCCCCTGGCCTTCCTCTCCACCCGCTCGTACGAAGTCGACTTCCTCGGGCTGCACTTCGGCATTCCGCTGGCCCTGCTGACCGTCATCGCCTTCGAGATATGGCGCTACTTCCCCTTCGCGTTCCTGTTCATCCTGGCCCGGCTGCAAGCCGTCCCCGACGGCCTGGAGGAGGCCGCCCTGGTGGACGGCGCCACGCCGACCCAGCGCTTCCGGCACATCCTGCTCCCGCAGCTGATGCCCGTCATCGCCCTGCTCTGTGTGCTCCGGTTCATCCTGACCTTCAACAAGTTCGACGACGTCTACCTGCTGACCGGAGGCGGCGCCGGCACCGACCTGGCAGCCATCCGCGTCTACGACTTCCTCACCTCCCGCTACGACGTGGGAGCCGCGGCAGCCCAGGCACTCGTCCTCGCCATCTCGCTGATGATCCTGCTGGGCCTCTACTTCAAGTTCTTCGGCAACAAGGTCCAGGAGGAATCGTGA
- a CDS encoding aldo/keto reductase, protein MKTVELGSQGLGVSAQGFGAMGMSGEYGSRRDDSESIATLNHAVDLGINFFDTAESYGPFENERLLGRALGHRRDEIHLATKFGLDFSDDGQPGPLDGRPAHIRRAVERSLRRLNTDVIDLYYMHRVDPNTPIEETIGGMAELVEAGKVRYIGLSEVSAATIRRAHAVHPLTAVQSEMSLFSRDLLDNGTKATMDELGIGLVAYSPMGRGFLSGSIRSVDDLDPDDSRRGLPRFSPENIEANLVLVDHVRGIAEQRGATPAQVALAWVAAQGAVPIPGTKRRGFLAENAAAADIELTAEELSSLESVIRPDTVSGARYTPQQLASTDR, encoded by the coding sequence GTGAAGACAGTCGAACTGGGAAGTCAGGGACTGGGAGTTTCCGCGCAGGGATTCGGCGCGATGGGGATGAGCGGGGAGTACGGGTCGCGCCGCGATGACAGTGAGTCCATTGCCACGCTCAATCATGCGGTGGACCTCGGCATCAACTTCTTCGACACGGCGGAATCCTACGGCCCGTTCGAGAACGAACGGCTCCTCGGCCGCGCACTCGGTCATCGCCGGGACGAAATTCATCTGGCGACGAAGTTCGGCCTCGACTTCTCGGACGACGGGCAGCCCGGCCCGCTGGACGGCAGACCGGCTCACATACGCCGGGCCGTGGAACGATCGCTGCGACGGTTGAACACCGACGTGATCGACCTCTACTACATGCATCGGGTGGACCCGAACACCCCCATCGAGGAGACGATCGGGGGCATGGCGGAGCTGGTCGAGGCGGGGAAGGTACGGTACATCGGCCTGTCGGAGGTCTCCGCGGCAACGATCCGGCGCGCCCACGCGGTACATCCGCTGACCGCGGTGCAGTCGGAGATGTCGCTGTTCAGCCGTGATCTGCTGGACAACGGGACGAAGGCGACCATGGATGAACTGGGGATCGGTCTCGTGGCCTACTCGCCGATGGGGCGAGGCTTCCTCTCGGGCTCCATCCGCAGCGTGGACGACCTGGATCCCGACGATTCCCGACGAGGGCTGCCCCGGTTCTCGCCCGAGAACATCGAGGCCAACCTGGTCCTGGTCGACCATGTGCGGGGGATCGCGGAACAGCGGGGAGCAACGCCTGCTCAGGTGGCACTGGCGTGGGTGGCGGCGCAGGGTGCGGTTCCCATCCCGGGAACCAAGCGACGTGGATTCCTCGCGGAGAACGCTGCGGCGGCCGACATCGAATTGACGGCGGAGGAACTCTCGTCGTTGGAGAGTGTCATTCGGCCGGACACGGTCAGTGGCGCACGATACACGCCGCAGCAACTCGCCTCCACCGACCGCTGA